The following proteins are co-located in the Mycolicibacterium goodii genome:
- a CDS encoding 3-hydroxyacyl-CoA dehydrogenase, with amino-acid sequence MEIKDAVAVVTGGASGLGLATTKRLLDAGAQVVVIDLKGEEVVNELGDRARFVAADVTDEAGVTEALDVAESLGPVRINVNCAGIGNAIKTLSKNGPFPLDGFRKVVEVNLIGTFNVIRLSAERIAKTEPVGPNGEERGVIINTASVAAFDGQIGQAAYSASKGGVVGMTLPIARDLSRELIRVVTIAPGLFKTPLLGSLPEEAQKSLGAQVPHPARLGDPDEYGALAQHIVENPMLNGEVIRLDGAIRMAPR; translated from the coding sequence GTGGAGATCAAAGACGCGGTGGCCGTCGTCACCGGCGGCGCATCCGGCCTGGGCCTGGCCACCACGAAGCGGCTGCTGGACGCGGGTGCGCAGGTCGTGGTGATCGACCTCAAGGGCGAAGAGGTCGTCAACGAGCTCGGCGATCGCGCCCGATTCGTCGCCGCCGACGTGACCGACGAGGCCGGGGTCACCGAGGCGCTCGACGTGGCCGAGTCGCTGGGCCCGGTGCGCATCAACGTCAACTGCGCAGGCATCGGCAATGCGATCAAGACCCTGAGCAAGAACGGCCCGTTCCCGCTCGACGGGTTCCGCAAGGTGGTCGAGGTCAACCTGATCGGCACGTTCAACGTGATCCGCCTGAGCGCGGAGCGCATCGCCAAGACCGAACCGGTCGGGCCGAACGGCGAAGAGCGCGGCGTCATCATCAACACCGCTTCGGTCGCGGCGTTCGACGGTCAGATCGGCCAGGCCGCGTACTCGGCGTCCAAGGGCGGCGTGGTCGGCATGACCCTGCCGATCGCGCGTGATCTGTCGCGCGAGCTGATCCGCGTGGTGACCATCGCGCCGGGTCTGTTCAAGACGCCGCTGCTGGGTTCGCTGCCCGAGGAGGCGCAGAAGTCCCTCGGCGCCCAGGTGCCGCATCCGGCGCGGCTGGGAGATCCCGACGAGTACGGCGCGCTCGCCCAGCACATCGTCGAGAACCCGATGCTCAACGGCGAGGTGATCCGCCTCGACGGCGCCATCCGCATGGCACCGCGTTGA
- a CDS encoding aldo/keto reductase yields the protein MEYRRVGDSGLVVSELSFGAATFGGSGDFFGAWGNTGVDTARAMVDLCLEAGITLFDTADVYSDGASEEVLGAALRGRRDSVLISTKAALPTAPDDWGTSRSRLLRAVDAALMRLQTDHIDLFQLHAYDAFTPIDEVLHTLDTLVEQGKVRYTGVSNFSGWQLMKSLSLAEKHGRARYIAHQVYYSLIGRDYEWELMPLAMAEGVGALVWSPLGWGRLTGRIRRNTPLPRRSRLHATADAGPPVDEDLLYAVVDELDVIAAETGRSVPQVALNWLLRRPTVSSVIIGARDEHQLREDLGAVGWRLDDEQVARLERVSSREAPYPHFPYHRQDGFARLNPPVGADRSGAHRPWP from the coding sequence ATGGAATACCGCAGAGTGGGCGACTCCGGGCTGGTGGTCTCCGAACTGAGTTTCGGCGCAGCCACTTTCGGAGGATCGGGGGACTTCTTCGGCGCGTGGGGTAACACCGGCGTCGACACCGCCAGGGCGATGGTGGACCTGTGCCTGGAAGCCGGCATCACGCTGTTCGACACCGCCGACGTCTACTCCGACGGCGCATCGGAGGAAGTCCTCGGTGCGGCCCTGCGCGGTCGCCGCGACAGTGTCCTCATCTCGACGAAGGCGGCTCTCCCCACCGCCCCCGACGACTGGGGCACATCGCGATCACGGCTGTTGCGGGCCGTGGACGCCGCATTGATGCGACTGCAGACCGACCACATCGACCTGTTCCAGTTGCATGCCTATGACGCGTTCACCCCGATCGACGAGGTGCTGCACACCCTCGACACGCTCGTCGAGCAGGGCAAGGTGCGCTACACCGGGGTGTCCAACTTCTCCGGTTGGCAACTGATGAAATCGCTTTCGCTGGCCGAGAAACACGGCCGAGCGAGATACATCGCGCACCAGGTGTATTACTCGCTGATCGGCCGCGACTACGAGTGGGAGCTGATGCCGCTGGCGATGGCCGAGGGCGTCGGCGCACTCGTGTGGAGTCCGCTGGGCTGGGGCCGGCTCACCGGCAGGATCCGGCGCAATACGCCGCTACCGCGACGCAGCAGACTCCACGCCACCGCCGACGCCGGGCCGCCGGTCGACGAGGACCTGCTGTACGCCGTCGTCGACGAACTCGACGTCATCGCTGCAGAAACCGGCCGAAGCGTCCCCCAGGTCGCGCTGAACTGGCTGCTCCGCAGACCCACCGTGTCGTCGGTCATCATCGGCGCGCGCGACGAACACCAACTGCGCGAAGATCTCGGCGCGGTCGGGTGGCGACTCGACGACGAGCAGGTGGCGCGGCTCGAACGCGTCAGCTCACGCGAAGCGCCCTACCCGCACTTCCCGTACCACCGCCAGGACGGGTTCGCGCGGCTCAACCCGCCTGTCGGTGCAGATCGATCAGGTGCACATAGGCCCTGGCCTTGA
- a CDS encoding CPBP family intramembrane glutamic endopeptidase, with product MTRFLQVAREPEVCHETPGQIRRRRLLVAVFLLIGAGLLGYSLTRSPGDGSFLWLTLVLAAVWAVGAFVSGPLHLGYIHIGGRDRRPALAGVAVGIVLGAAFVVGALIAREIPGIREFITRVLEFSNTGPLLLIVFITVVNGVAEELFFRGALYSALGKFYPVVVSTLIYIATTMASGNPMLGFAAIILGAVCALERRMTGGVLAPMLTHLFWGLAMVLALPPIFGV from the coding sequence GTGACCCGGTTCCTCCAGGTAGCGCGCGAGCCCGAGGTGTGTCACGAGACGCCCGGGCAGATCCGGCGCCGACGCCTCCTCGTCGCCGTGTTCCTGCTCATCGGCGCGGGCCTGCTCGGGTACTCGCTGACCCGCTCGCCGGGCGACGGATCGTTTCTGTGGCTCACCCTCGTGCTGGCCGCGGTGTGGGCCGTCGGCGCGTTCGTCTCCGGGCCACTGCACCTGGGGTACATCCACATCGGCGGACGGGACCGCCGCCCCGCGCTCGCCGGCGTCGCGGTCGGAATCGTGCTCGGCGCGGCCTTCGTGGTCGGCGCCCTGATCGCCCGCGAGATCCCGGGCATACGGGAATTCATCACGCGCGTATTGGAATTCAGCAACACCGGTCCGCTGCTGCTGATCGTGTTCATCACCGTGGTCAACGGCGTCGCCGAGGAACTGTTCTTCCGCGGCGCGCTGTACAGCGCGCTCGGCAAGTTTTATCCGGTGGTCGTGTCGACGCTGATCTACATCGCCACCACGATGGCCTCGGGCAACCCGATGCTGGGATTCGCGGCGATCATCCTCGGTGCCGTGTGTGCACTGGAACGCCGCATGACCGGGGGAGTGCTCGCACCCATGCTCACCCACTTATTCTGGGGGCTGGCCATGGTGCTCGCACTCCCGCCGATCTTCGGTGTGTAG
- a CDS encoding CaiB/BaiF CoA transferase family protein, with the protein MAGPLAGLRVVELAGIGPGPHAAMILGDLGADVVRIERPGKGGGVPAGDRDAMLRNRRSVAANLKEPEGRDLVLRLIAKADVLIEGYRPGVTERLGLGPQDCAEVNDRLIYARMTGWGQQGPRALQAGHDINYISLNGTLHAIGRKGDKPVPPLNLAGDFGGGSMFLLVGILSALYERQASGKGQVIDAAMVDGSAVLMQMMWGFRANGLWSDERGTNMLDTGAPYYDTYETADGKYMAVGAIEPQFYAELLKGLGLDAADLPAQNDIARWPELREAFTKAFAAHDRAHWTKVFQGTDACATPVLSFAEVLDEPHVAERNTFYDDEGNLQPMPAPRFSRSTLSTPTPPPVSGADTEAVLRDWS; encoded by the coding sequence ATGGCAGGACCATTGGCAGGTTTGCGCGTTGTCGAGTTGGCCGGTATCGGCCCTGGCCCGCACGCGGCGATGATTCTCGGCGACCTGGGCGCCGACGTCGTCCGGATCGAGCGGCCCGGCAAGGGCGGCGGGGTGCCTGCCGGTGATCGCGACGCGATGCTGCGCAACCGCCGCTCGGTGGCGGCGAACCTCAAGGAGCCCGAGGGCCGCGATCTGGTGTTGCGCCTGATCGCCAAGGCCGACGTGCTGATCGAGGGCTACCGGCCCGGGGTCACCGAACGTCTCGGCCTGGGCCCGCAGGACTGCGCCGAGGTCAACGACCGGCTGATCTACGCGCGCATGACCGGCTGGGGACAGCAGGGCCCGCGCGCTCTGCAGGCCGGGCACGACATCAACTACATCTCGCTCAACGGCACGCTGCACGCGATCGGGCGCAAGGGCGACAAGCCGGTGCCGCCGCTGAACCTCGCCGGTGACTTCGGCGGCGGGTCGATGTTCCTGCTTGTCGGGATCCTCTCGGCGCTGTACGAGCGGCAGGCCTCGGGCAAGGGCCAGGTGATCGATGCCGCGATGGTCGACGGCTCGGCGGTGCTGATGCAGATGATGTGGGGCTTCCGGGCCAACGGGCTGTGGTCGGACGAGCGCGGCACCAACATGCTCGACACCGGCGCGCCCTACTACGACACCTACGAGACCGCCGACGGCAAGTACATGGCGGTCGGCGCCATCGAGCCGCAGTTCTACGCCGAACTGCTCAAGGGCCTCGGCCTCGATGCGGCCGACCTGCCGGCGCAGAACGACATCGCCCGCTGGCCCGAACTGCGGGAGGCGTTCACCAAGGCCTTCGCGGCCCACGACCGGGCGCACTGGACCAAGGTTTTCCAGGGCACGGATGCGTGTGCGACGCCGGTGCTGTCGTTCGCCGAGGTGCTCGACGAGCCGCACGTGGCCGAGCGCAACACCTTCTACGACGACGAGGGCAACCTGCAGCCGATGCCTGCCCCGCGGTTCTCCCGCAGCACGCTGTCGACCCCGACACCGCCGCCGGTCAGCGGTGCCGACACCGAGGCCGTGCTGCGCGACTGGAGTTAG
- a CDS encoding NAD(P)H-dependent flavin oxidoreductase, whose product MALRTKFTEVFGVEHPIAQGGMQWVGRAELVAAVANAGALGFITALTQPTPADLADEIARCRDMTDKPFGVNLTILPSINPPPYDEYRRVIVDSGVKIVETAGSNPAPHLPMFHDNGIKVLHKCTSVRHAVKAQSLGVDGISIDGFECAGHPGEDDIPGLVLIPAAADRIDIPMIASGGFADGRGLAAALALGADGINMGSRFMCTVESSIHQNVKDAIVAGDERGTELIFRTLHNTARVASNKVSREVVEILAQGGQFEDVKDLVAGVRGRKVFEDGDLDAGIWTVGTAMGLINDIPTVADMVTRIVRDAEILIGGRLLNMISADEGEKEQVPA is encoded by the coding sequence ATGGCGTTGAGGACGAAGTTCACCGAGGTTTTCGGGGTCGAGCACCCGATCGCCCAGGGTGGTATGCAGTGGGTGGGTCGTGCGGAACTGGTTGCGGCGGTGGCCAATGCGGGTGCGTTGGGTTTCATCACCGCGTTGACGCAGCCGACGCCGGCGGATCTGGCCGATGAGATCGCCCGTTGCCGGGATATGACCGACAAGCCGTTCGGGGTGAACCTGACGATCCTGCCGTCGATCAACCCACCGCCATACGACGAGTACCGCCGGGTGATCGTCGACTCGGGGGTGAAGATCGTGGAGACCGCGGGTTCCAACCCGGCGCCGCATCTGCCGATGTTCCACGACAACGGCATCAAGGTGCTGCACAAGTGCACCTCGGTGCGCCACGCGGTCAAGGCGCAGAGCCTTGGTGTGGACGGCATCAGCATCGACGGCTTCGAGTGCGCGGGGCATCCGGGCGAGGACGACATCCCGGGCCTGGTGTTGATCCCGGCGGCGGCCGACAGGATCGACATCCCGATGATCGCCTCGGGCGGGTTCGCCGACGGTCGCGGTCTGGCCGCCGCGCTCGCGCTGGGCGCCGACGGCATCAACATGGGGTCGCGGTTCATGTGCACGGTGGAGTCCTCGATCCACCAGAACGTCAAGGACGCGATCGTGGCCGGCGACGAGCGGGGCACCGAGCTGATCTTCCGCACGCTGCACAACACCGCGCGGGTGGCGTCGAACAAGGTGTCGCGTGAGGTGGTGGAAATCCTCGCCCAGGGTGGTCAGTTCGAGGACGTCAAGGATCTGGTGGCCGGTGTGCGTGGCCGCAAGGTGTTCGAGGACGGCGACCTGGATGCCGGTATCTGGACCGTGGGTACCGCGATGGGCCTGATCAACGACATCCCGACGGTGGCCGACATGGTCACCCGCATCGTGCGCGATGCGGAGATTCTCATCGGAGGGCGCCTGCTCAACATGATCAGCGCCGACGAGGGAGAAAAAGAACAAGTCCCCGCGTGA
- a CDS encoding NAD(P)H-binding protein, whose amino-acid sequence MRIMVTGATGYVGSRLVTALLTHDHDVVVASRNTAKLTDFGWFPDVTAVRLDAGDADSVAEAFGKAGPVEVVYYLLHGIGEPGFRESDNRAATNLATAARDAGVRRIVYLGGFVPDDDKLSDHLAGRAEVAHALSVDDGPEVMWLGAAMIIGAGSTSFEILRYVADRFPVMPMPSWLSNPMDPISIRDVLYYLVAAADIDRVPAGAYDICGPETTTYRDVLAAYARLAGKRRLGVPVWGVATGVASRVSAVVLPVPDGLAADLTESLDYPMTADGDGIRHVVPDPPGGLLGVDEAIRRALAGGRRKPVNALADPHHLADTDPQWAGGDRARLRQLAGAVMPSVTRPALALLGLVPGPVAGAVRSGLDTMIGLVAKGAR is encoded by the coding sequence ATGCGGATAATGGTGACCGGCGCGACCGGATATGTCGGCTCGAGGCTGGTCACAGCGCTGCTAACGCATGATCACGATGTCGTGGTGGCCAGCCGCAACACCGCGAAACTGACCGATTTCGGCTGGTTTCCCGACGTGACGGCGGTGCGCCTCGACGCAGGCGACGCCGACTCGGTGGCCGAGGCCTTCGGCAAGGCCGGACCCGTCGAGGTCGTCTACTACCTGCTGCACGGCATCGGTGAACCCGGCTTCCGCGAGTCCGACAACCGGGCCGCCACCAACCTCGCCACCGCCGCGCGCGACGCCGGGGTGCGGCGCATCGTCTACCTCGGCGGATTCGTGCCCGACGACGACAAACTCTCCGACCACCTCGCGGGCCGCGCCGAGGTGGCCCATGCTCTGAGTGTGGACGACGGCCCCGAGGTGATGTGGCTGGGCGCGGCGATGATCATCGGAGCGGGGTCGACGTCGTTCGAGATCCTGCGGTATGTGGCCGACCGGTTCCCGGTCATGCCGATGCCGTCGTGGTTGTCGAATCCCATGGACCCCATCTCGATCCGCGATGTGCTGTACTACCTGGTGGCCGCGGCGGATATCGACAGGGTGCCCGCCGGGGCGTATGACATCTGCGGGCCCGAGACCACCACCTACCGTGACGTGTTGGCGGCGTATGCCCGGTTGGCGGGCAAGCGGCGCCTCGGCGTACCCGTGTGGGGTGTGGCCACCGGTGTGGCGTCGCGGGTTTCCGCGGTGGTGCTGCCCGTCCCCGACGGTCTGGCCGCGGATCTGACTGAGTCCCTTGACTATCCGATGACCGCCGACGGCGACGGCATCCGCCATGTGGTCCCGGACCCGCCGGGTGGTCTGCTCGGTGTCGACGAGGCGATCCGGCGGGCGCTGGCCGGCGGCCGTCGCAAACCCGTCAACGCGCTGGCCGATCCGCACCACCTCGCCGACACCGATCCGCAGTGGGCCGGCGGTGATCGGGCACGGTTGCGCCAGTTGGCCGGTGCGGTCATGCCCTCGGTGACCCGTCCTGCGCTCGCGCTGCTCGGTCTGGTGCCGGGTCCGGTGGCGGGCGCCGTGCGGTCCGGGCTCGACACGATGATCGGTCTGGTGGCCAAGGGGGCCAGGTGA
- a CDS encoding enoyl-CoA hydratase, translating to MTSTDASAETRDYPSIDEVSVSLSDGVLSVTLNRPDSLNSLTTDMLDALADAMEAAATDPAVRVVRLGGAGRGFSSGAGISEDDQNAEGHDAEAVLDAANRAVGSIVALPKPVVAVVQGPAAGVGVSLALACDIVLASDQAFFLLAFTKIGLMPDGGASALVAAAIGRIRAMRLALLADRLTATEAYDWGLVSGVYPADEFDAAVDKVLAKLRNGPVVALRKTKQAINDATLTELDDAFARERAGQLHLLAANDFREGTVAFQQNRRPEFTDN from the coding sequence ATGACTTCCACGGATGCCAGTGCCGAGACCCGCGACTACCCCAGCATCGACGAGGTTTCGGTATCCCTGTCCGACGGTGTCCTGTCGGTGACGCTGAACCGGCCCGACAGCCTGAACTCGCTCACCACCGACATGCTCGACGCGCTCGCCGACGCCATGGAGGCCGCCGCGACCGACCCCGCCGTGCGGGTGGTGCGCCTGGGCGGCGCCGGACGCGGATTCAGCTCGGGTGCGGGGATCAGCGAGGACGACCAGAACGCCGAGGGCCACGACGCCGAGGCCGTGCTCGACGCGGCCAATCGTGCCGTCGGCTCGATCGTGGCGCTGCCCAAACCCGTTGTCGCCGTTGTGCAGGGACCCGCAGCGGGCGTCGGCGTGTCGCTCGCATTGGCCTGCGACATCGTGCTCGCATCCGATCAGGCGTTCTTCCTGCTGGCCTTCACCAAGATCGGCCTGATGCCCGACGGCGGTGCCTCCGCGCTGGTCGCCGCGGCCATCGGCCGCATCCGGGCGATGCGGCTGGCGTTGCTGGCCGATCGCCTCACCGCCACCGAGGCCTACGACTGGGGTCTGGTGAGCGGTGTGTATCCGGCCGACGAGTTCGACGCCGCAGTGGACAAGGTGTTGGCGAAGCTGCGCAACGGTCCCGTCGTCGCGCTGCGCAAGACCAAGCAGGCGATCAACGACGCGACGCTCACCGAGCTCGACGATGCCTTCGCCCGTGAGCGTGCGGGGCAGCTGCACCTGTTGGCCGCCAACGACTTCCGCGAGGGCACCGTGGCGTTCCAACAGAACCGGCGCCCGGAGTTCACGGACAACTAG
- a CDS encoding TetR/AcrR family transcriptional regulator: MAGERPGGRTAAVRRAVLTAAEDLLIEAGLDGLELTVVAERAGVGKSTVYRRWGTVPALVADLLTDMAEQSLPRADTGSLRGDLQANARLVRRTLADPRQGRLFKAMIAAATCDARTAEALEEFYARRIAEWSGCVTDAIARGEAPEKTDAAAAIRQVSAPLYHQFLTSTKRLTTGDADRAAHAAVAAIRAGVYTTRG; encoded by the coding sequence GTGGCTGGTGAACGACCCGGCGGGCGCACCGCCGCAGTGCGGCGGGCGGTGCTCACGGCCGCCGAGGATCTGCTGATCGAAGCCGGTCTCGACGGCCTTGAGCTCACCGTGGTCGCCGAACGGGCCGGAGTCGGGAAGTCGACCGTGTACCGACGGTGGGGAACGGTTCCGGCGCTCGTCGCCGACCTGCTGACCGACATGGCTGAGCAGTCGCTGCCCCGCGCGGACACCGGATCGCTGCGTGGCGATCTGCAGGCCAATGCCCGGTTGGTGCGCCGCACGCTCGCCGATCCGCGGCAGGGCCGGTTGTTCAAGGCGATGATCGCCGCGGCCACGTGCGACGCGCGCACGGCCGAGGCGCTCGAAGAGTTCTATGCGCGCCGCATCGCGGAATGGTCAGGGTGTGTGACCGACGCCATAGCGCGCGGCGAGGCGCCGGAGAAAACCGACGCCGCAGCGGCAATTCGCCAGGTTTCGGCCCCGCTTTACCACCAATTCCTCACCAGCACAAAGCGCCTCACGACCGGCGACGCGGACCGTGCGGCCCACGCGGCGGTTGCGGCGATCCGTGCGGGGGTATACACGACGCGTGGATAG
- a CDS encoding DoxX family protein → MTTNSMQSTGLSTDAGRSAPATADTGLLILRIALAATMLQAGLIKALDFSTTAGFMESSGWSLPTFAALMVTAAETLGGLGLLFGFLTPLAACAVIGAMVDAWAVNVSAGAFWSQPFNVPFLVAFGAAALLFTGAGRWSVDHRLFGRSTVPRAIAVGLLVAGVAAAILTWILLNGVNPIHFRAPEG, encoded by the coding sequence ATGACCACCAACTCGATGCAGAGCACCGGCCTCTCGACCGATGCCGGACGATCGGCACCCGCGACGGCCGACACCGGCCTGCTGATCCTGCGCATCGCACTCGCGGCAACCATGCTGCAGGCCGGCCTGATCAAGGCCCTCGACTTCAGCACCACAGCCGGGTTCATGGAAAGCAGCGGATGGAGCCTGCCGACGTTCGCCGCGCTCATGGTGACGGCCGCGGAGACCCTCGGCGGACTGGGTCTGCTGTTCGGCTTCCTCACGCCGCTGGCCGCGTGCGCGGTGATCGGCGCCATGGTCGACGCGTGGGCGGTGAACGTCTCCGCGGGCGCGTTCTGGTCCCAGCCGTTCAACGTGCCGTTTTTGGTTGCCTTCGGTGCGGCGGCCCTGCTGTTCACCGGCGCCGGGCGGTGGTCGGTCGATCATCGGCTGTTCGGACGGAGCACCGTGCCGCGGGCGATCGCGGTGGGTCTGCTGGTCGCGGGCGTCGCGGCGGCGATCCTGACCTGGATCCTGCTCAACGGCGTCAACCCGATCCACTTCAGAGCCCCCGAGGGCTGA
- the tet(V) gene encoding tetracycline efflux MFS transporter Tet(V), translated as MRAPQPAQRGWRVLAPFRIREYRLLIAAVTLSIFAEGMWSVVMALQVIAIDNNPTSLSLVATCLGVGLVAFVLVGGITADRINQRTIIIAVEAVNLVTVTVIAALALLGTLRIWHMAVAAGILGIAAAFFFPAYSAILPRILPPEQLLAANGVEGVVRPVFQRSVGPAVAGMVIGATMPSIGAVVVAVLFALGLVLLVATRPPAQPDAEHHERPHVLRDLREGFVFVVKTRWLLWTLLFASMFVLVVLGPIEVLLPFIAQDRFTDGARAYGFILAFFGFGSALGALTVSSRRMPRRYLTTMMAMWGLGSIPLVIVGYTSSFPLMAAATFVIGVTDGAGMVIWGTLLQRRVPTEMLGRVSSLDFFVSLAFMPLSFAVVGPLSKVISMEVIFAFAGLVPVAIAAVAFTAARMRRDEVDHPLG; from the coding sequence GTGCGCGCGCCGCAACCGGCGCAGCGTGGCTGGCGCGTGCTCGCACCGTTCCGGATCCGCGAATACCGCCTGCTGATCGCCGCGGTGACCCTGTCGATCTTCGCCGAGGGCATGTGGTCGGTGGTGATGGCCCTGCAGGTCATCGCGATCGACAACAACCCGACGTCACTGTCGTTGGTCGCGACCTGCCTGGGTGTCGGCCTGGTGGCCTTCGTGCTCGTCGGCGGCATCACCGCGGACCGGATCAACCAGCGCACCATCATCATCGCCGTCGAGGCGGTCAACCTCGTCACGGTCACGGTGATCGCCGCGCTGGCGCTGCTCGGGACGCTGCGGATCTGGCACATGGCCGTTGCCGCAGGCATTCTCGGCATCGCCGCGGCGTTCTTCTTCCCGGCGTACAGCGCGATCCTGCCGCGCATCCTGCCGCCCGAACAACTGTTGGCCGCCAACGGTGTCGAAGGCGTGGTGCGCCCGGTGTTCCAGCGTTCGGTCGGCCCGGCCGTGGCGGGCATGGTCATCGGCGCCACCATGCCGTCGATCGGCGCGGTCGTGGTGGCGGTGCTGTTCGCGCTCGGCCTGGTGCTGCTGGTCGCCACCCGCCCACCGGCGCAGCCGGACGCCGAACACCATGAGCGTCCGCACGTATTGCGGGATCTGCGTGAGGGTTTCGTCTTCGTGGTCAAGACACGGTGGCTGCTGTGGACGCTGCTGTTCGCGAGCATGTTCGTGCTCGTGGTGCTGGGCCCCATCGAGGTGCTGCTGCCGTTCATCGCCCAGGACCGCTTCACCGACGGCGCGCGCGCCTACGGTTTCATCCTGGCGTTCTTCGGCTTCGGCAGCGCCCTCGGGGCGCTGACGGTGTCGTCGCGCCGCATGCCGCGTCGCTATCTCACCACGATGATGGCGATGTGGGGTCTCGGCTCGATTCCCCTCGTGATCGTGGGATACACGTCGTCGTTCCCGTTGATGGCGGCCGCGACGTTCGTAATCGGTGTCACCGACGGCGCGGGCATGGTGATCTGGGGAACGCTGCTGCAACGACGGGTGCCCACCGAGATGCTGGGCCGGGTGTCGAGCCTGGACTTCTTCGTGTCGCTGGCGTTCATGCCGTTGTCGTTCGCGGTCGTGGGCCCGCTGTCGAAGGTGATCTCGATGGAGGTGATCTTCGCGTTCGCGGGTCTGGTGCCGGTGGCGATCGCCGCCGTGGCGTTCACCGCCGCGCGCATGCGCCGCGATGAGGTCGATCACCCGTTGGGGTGA